In the Chryseobacterium sp. MYb264 genome, one interval contains:
- a CDS encoding DNA polymerase III subunit yields the protein MNWENIAGQENLKKLLRDSIAENRVSHAQLFTGKEGYGTLPMVLAYAKEVLQGENPHAASKVEHLNHLDLHFSFPVFTDNKNSLSKNKFEEFREMIMASPYASYDDWTAFLESENKQLFISADEIDDQNQKFSLKSFEGGTKILIVWRADKMNIAASNKFLKFLEEPPAKTIILLTAESTNDILPTILSRTQVVEVPRINDEDIEVYLKKNFNVTDEKVREIVHEAQGDLNDAIKLLQSGTKNEEFEKLFVQWVRDAFMVKKKPQFLKNIIVWAREIAGWNREKQKNFLNYCSEIFRLALLQNYQSESLVYKKIDANGFNWVGFSKFISGANIESILEEISTADLHLTRNGNPKIVWTDLGIKLSRYIHKNS from the coding sequence ATGAATTGGGAGAACATTGCCGGACAGGAAAATCTGAAAAAGCTTCTTAGAGACAGTATCGCCGAAAACAGAGTGAGCCACGCCCAGCTTTTCACGGGAAAAGAAGGGTATGGAACGTTGCCGATGGTTTTGGCATACGCTAAAGAGGTTTTACAGGGTGAAAATCCTCATGCCGCTTCAAAAGTAGAGCATTTGAATCACCTGGATTTGCATTTCAGTTTTCCGGTTTTTACAGACAACAAAAATTCTTTAAGTAAAAATAAATTTGAAGAATTCCGTGAGATGATCATGGCTTCGCCGTATGCAAGTTATGACGACTGGACGGCTTTTTTAGAGTCTGAAAATAAACAGCTTTTCATTTCTGCAGATGAAATTGATGATCAGAATCAAAAGTTTTCTCTTAAAAGTTTTGAAGGCGGAACCAAAATCCTGATCGTTTGGAGAGCCGATAAAATGAATATTGCCGCTTCCAATAAATTCCTGAAATTTTTAGAAGAACCTCCTGCGAAAACCATTATTCTCCTTACCGCAGAGTCTACCAATGATATTCTTCCGACCATTCTTTCGAGAACGCAGGTGGTGGAAGTTCCGAGGATTAATGATGAAGATATTGAGGTTTATTTAAAAAAGAACTTCAATGTTACAGATGAAAAAGTAAGAGAAATCGTACATGAAGCGCAGGGAGATCTGAATGACGCTATTAAATTATTACAATCGGGAACAAAGAATGAAGAATTTGAAAAGCTTTTTGTTCAGTGGGTTCGTGATGCGTTTATGGTGAAAAAGAAACCTCAGTTTCTGAAAAATATTATCGTTTGGGCTCGAGAAATTGCAGGCTGGAATCGTGAAAAGCAAAAGAACTTTTTAAATTATTGCTCTGAGATTTTCAGGCTCGCTTTGCTTCAGAATTATCAGTCTGAAAGTCTGGTCTATAAAAAAATTGATGCCAATGGTTTTAATTGGGTTGGTTTCTCAAAATTTATCAGCGGAGCGAATATTGAAAGTATTCTGGAAGAAATAAGTACTGCCGATTTGCACCTTACCCGAAACGGAAATCCTAAGATTGTCTGGACAGATCTGGGCATCAAATTATCAAGATATATTCATAA
- the mdlD gene encoding NAD(P)-dependent benzaldehyde dehydrogenase MdlD gives MDQQSEQKIREIFAQQKAFFKTNKTKDIEFRKAQLRNFREVFLNHTDALCEALDIDLGKSRKEAEYVEIQIVISELDYLLENINEWAKPTEVPSKSLPSGAEVISKITYEPYGVNYIIGPFNYPVQLTFSPLIGALISGNTAIIKPSENTPHVAKVLEDIVKESFDESYVAVVQGAIEENTLLLSLPFDYIFFTGSPNVGKIVMKAAAEQLIPLTLELGGKSPTIVHKDADLDKAVARISYGKWINCGQTCVAPDYIYIHESVKDEFIEKFKTYLKNTYDDQTLGKIGKIVSQQQIKNLAGYVEASPEKVIYGGNYNLETRHFEATLMDNVTWDDKVMQQEIFGPILPIMTYNDIDEALEEINNRPKPLALYVFTEDQEFAQDVLHRTTSGDAEINSAIVHVGSHFLPFGGVGTSGMGKYHGKFSFENFSHTRSVMQVK, from the coding sequence ATGGATCAACAATCAGAACAGAAAATAAGAGAAATATTTGCTCAGCAGAAAGCTTTTTTCAAAACCAATAAGACCAAAGATATTGAATTCAGAAAGGCACAGTTGAGAAATTTCCGTGAAGTATTTTTAAATCATACAGATGCGCTTTGCGAAGCATTAGACATCGATTTGGGGAAAAGCAGAAAAGAAGCGGAATATGTGGAAATACAAATCGTAATCAGCGAACTGGATTATCTTTTGGAAAATATTAACGAGTGGGCAAAACCTACGGAAGTGCCGTCTAAATCTTTACCATCGGGTGCTGAAGTAATCAGCAAAATTACGTATGAACCATATGGCGTCAATTATATTATCGGGCCGTTCAATTATCCGGTTCAATTGACTTTCAGTCCGTTAATTGGCGCTTTGATCTCAGGAAACACCGCTATTATTAAACCTTCTGAAAATACACCTCACGTAGCGAAAGTTCTGGAAGATATTGTAAAAGAATCTTTTGATGAATCTTACGTTGCGGTTGTTCAGGGTGCGATTGAAGAGAATACTTTGCTATTGAGCTTACCTTTTGATTATATCTTTTTCACAGGAAGCCCGAATGTTGGGAAAATTGTGATGAAAGCTGCGGCTGAACAATTAATTCCTTTAACTTTAGAATTAGGTGGAAAATCACCAACCATCGTTCATAAAGATGCTGATCTTGACAAAGCTGTTGCAAGAATTTCTTATGGAAAATGGATTAATTGCGGGCAAACCTGTGTAGCGCCGGATTATATTTATATTCATGAATCGGTGAAAGATGAATTTATTGAAAAATTCAAAACCTATCTAAAAAATACGTACGACGATCAAACGCTTGGAAAAATCGGAAAAATTGTAAGTCAGCAACAAATCAAAAATCTTGCAGGATATGTAGAGGCTTCTCCCGAGAAAGTAATCTACGGTGGAAATTACAACTTGGAAACCCGTCATTTCGAGGCTACGTTAATGGATAACGTAACTTGGGATGATAAAGTAATGCAGCAGGAAATCTTTGGTCCAATCCTTCCGATCATGACTTATAATGATATTGATGAGGCTTTGGAAGAAATTAACAATCGTCCGAAACCTCTGGCACTGTATGTTTTTACTGAAGATCAGGAATTTGCACAGGATGTTTTACACAGGACCACAAGCGGTGACGCAGAGATCAACAGCGCGATTGTACATGTGGGTTCTCATTTTTTACCTTTTGGTGGTGTAGGCACTTCGGGAATGGGGAAATACCATGGTAAATTCAGTTTTGAAAATTTCAGCCATACAAGATCTGTGATGCAGGTAAAATAA
- a CDS encoding IS5 family transposase: MLGKIREDLQQNLFKTRLTELINMEHPVVKLAGEISWDKMESEFEKLFSENGRPSIAIRKIAGMLLLKEMFKESDESVIERWIENAYWQYFTGETFFQTEQPFDPSNFVHFRKRIGDKGLEFLLGQSVSLHPKAKTEDEVQVDTTVQEKNITFPTDAKLAKKVIDNCRKIAEKESVVQRQSYRRVSKQLLRDAFFGHHPRRQKKAKMARKKLRTIGKRVLRELERKLPKDVLKGYEDVFKIYLKALTQERTTKDKIYSLHEPQVACIAKGKSGKAYEFGTKVAVVRGRKTGIISSVKRFSGNPHDSKTLEESLAQSERVRKSVGGTRPTKATTDRGFKGIKEVEGTAILLPAKKEKTKYGQQVARLRFRARAAIEPCISHLKRNHSLGLNFLKGVAGDINNALLAGIGYNLKMRLNQIKQQILLWLELVLRIFLGKYNFQSQKTAF; this comes from the coding sequence ATGTTAGGCAAAATAAGAGAGGATTTACAGCAGAATTTATTCAAGACCAGGCTTACGGAGCTTATTAATATGGAGCATCCGGTGGTAAAATTAGCTGGGGAGATTTCCTGGGATAAAATGGAGTCAGAGTTTGAGAAATTATTTTCAGAAAACGGAAGACCTTCTATTGCTATCCGTAAAATAGCAGGAATGCTTTTGCTCAAGGAAATGTTTAAAGAAAGTGATGAAAGTGTAATAGAGAGATGGATTGAGAATGCGTATTGGCAATATTTTACCGGAGAAACCTTTTTCCAGACAGAGCAGCCTTTCGATCCGAGCAATTTTGTACACTTCAGAAAAAGAATTGGAGATAAGGGTTTGGAATTTCTTTTGGGACAAAGCGTTTCTCTCCATCCCAAAGCCAAAACAGAAGATGAAGTTCAGGTAGATACGACGGTTCAGGAGAAGAACATTACCTTTCCTACCGATGCCAAATTAGCAAAAAAAGTAATCGACAATTGTAGAAAAATAGCAGAAAAAGAGAGCGTTGTACAAAGACAAAGCTACAGAAGAGTGAGCAAACAATTATTGCGGGACGCTTTTTTTGGACATCATCCCAGAAGACAGAAGAAGGCAAAAATGGCGAGGAAAAAGCTCAGGACGATTGGTAAAAGAGTTCTTCGGGAATTGGAAAGAAAACTTCCTAAAGATGTTTTGAAAGGCTACGAAGACGTTTTTAAAATTTACCTTAAAGCACTCACCCAAGAACGTACCACGAAAGATAAAATTTACAGTCTTCACGAGCCACAAGTTGCGTGTATTGCGAAAGGAAAATCGGGAAAAGCATACGAGTTTGGGACAAAAGTAGCAGTAGTAAGAGGTCGGAAAACAGGGATCATCAGCTCGGTAAAGAGATTTTCTGGCAATCCTCACGATAGTAAAACTCTTGAAGAATCATTGGCACAGAGTGAGAGGGTAAGAAAATCCGTTGGCGGAACAAGACCTACGAAAGCCACTACAGACAGAGGATTTAAAGGAATCAAAGAAGTGGAAGGAACAGCAATTTTGCTTCCCGCAAAAAAAGAAAAAACAAAATATGGGCAACAAGTAGCCAGATTAAGATTCCGGGCAAGAGCAGCCATAGAACCTTGTATCTCTCATTTAAAAAGAAACCACTCCTTAGGATTAAACTTCCTGAAAGGAGTGGCTGGAGATATTAATAATGCATTATTAGCAGGGATTGGATACAATTTGAAGATGAGATTGAATCAAATCAAACAACAAATTCTTCTTTGGCTCGAACTTGTTCTCCGAATCTTTTTAGGCAAATATAATTTTCAAAGTCAAAAAACAGCTTTTTAA
- the lptC gene encoding LPS export ABC transporter periplasmic protein LptC, with the protein MELRLIPSYKKIIACLFSCAIFFILTSCEEDVTKNNAKQSKNFPSQIINNANIIQRDSGFVTLRATAPLIEKYELIDTPYVVATKGINIQFFDKKKPKVPGKITAKYARIFESKKFYEAKGNVRITTSEGQRFAMQSLYWDQPKRRIYTHDTVYVTMEDGSTLVGAKGMTAKDDFSEYTFYKNTGDFSSAKISESKR; encoded by the coding sequence ATGGAGCTGAGACTCATCCCATCATATAAAAAAATTATAGCATGCCTTTTTAGTTGTGCTATATTTTTTATATTGACCTCCTGTGAAGAAGATGTTACGAAAAACAACGCTAAACAAAGTAAAAACTTCCCTTCACAGATCATTAATAACGCTAACATTATCCAGAGAGATTCAGGATTTGTAACATTGAGAGCCACTGCTCCTCTGATTGAAAAATATGAACTTATTGATACGCCTTATGTGGTTGCTACAAAAGGGATCAATATTCAGTTTTTTGATAAAAAGAAGCCTAAAGTTCCCGGTAAAATTACCGCCAAATATGCCAGAATTTTTGAATCTAAAAAATTCTACGAAGCCAAAGGCAATGTGAGAATTACCACCAGCGAAGGACAACGCTTCGCTATGCAAAGTCTTTACTGGGACCAGCCCAAAAGGAGAATCTATACCCATGATACTGTTTATGTAACAATGGAAGACGGTTCCACATTAGTGGGAGCCAAAGGAATGACTGCAAAAGACGATTTTTCAGAATATACATTCTATAAAAATACCGGAGATTTCAGTTCTGCAAAGATCTCTGAATCTAAAAGATAA
- a CDS encoding anhydro-N-acetylmuramic acid kinase has protein sequence MILQAIGLMSGTSLDGLDICFAKFEKQESWSFEILKAETIPYPKNWEEKLRNSIQLSAEDLLELNSEYGFYLGELVNDFIKKNQLQNIDLIASHGHTVFHQPQKKFTLQIGDGRAIKLTTHLPVIYDFRTQDVLMGGNGAPLVPIGDEILFSQYDACLNLGGFSNISLKIKDQRIAFDIAPVNIVLNKLVQKFNKNFDDNGDLAKTGNINEELLSKLNSLDFYQQSHPKSLGIEWCNENIFPLFENIETLDILATFTEHASQQIANVINEYQLKNILFTGGGTYNTFLIDKIKAKTSAKIIIPNKDIIDYKEALIFAFMGILRWNNDINVLASATGSYADHSSGIMA, from the coding sequence ATGATTTTGCAGGCTATTGGTTTGATGTCCGGAACGAGCCTTGATGGCTTGGATATTTGTTTTGCAAAATTTGAAAAGCAAGAATCCTGGTCTTTCGAGATTCTTAAGGCAGAAACAATTCCTTATCCTAAAAACTGGGAAGAAAAACTTAGAAACTCTATTCAGCTTTCTGCAGAAGATCTATTGGAATTAAATTCCGAATACGGCTTCTATTTGGGAGAATTGGTAAATGATTTCATCAAAAAAAATCAGTTGCAAAACATTGATTTGATTGCCTCTCACGGTCATACGGTTTTTCATCAGCCTCAGAAAAAATTCACTTTACAGATTGGCGACGGAAGAGCAATTAAGCTTACAACCCATCTTCCTGTTATTTATGATTTCAGAACTCAGGATGTCTTAATGGGTGGAAACGGAGCTCCACTTGTTCCTATTGGCGACGAAATTCTTTTTTCACAATATGATGCTTGTTTGAATTTGGGTGGTTTTTCTAATATTTCATTGAAAATTAAGGATCAAAGAATCGCTTTTGATATTGCTCCTGTGAATATTGTTTTAAATAAACTGGTTCAAAAATTTAATAAAAATTTCGACGACAACGGAGATTTGGCGAAAACAGGAAATATCAACGAAGAACTTTTATCTAAACTTAATTCATTAGACTTTTACCAGCAATCTCATCCAAAATCATTGGGAATTGAATGGTGTAACGAAAATATTTTTCCTCTATTCGAAAATATTGAAACTCTCGATATTTTGGCAACCTTTACAGAGCATGCAAGCCAGCAAATCGCAAATGTCATCAATGAATATCAATTAAAAAATATTCTATTTACAGGGGGCGGAACTTACAATACCTTTCTAATTGATAAAATAAAAGCTAAAACTTCCGCTAAAATCATTATTCCGAATAAAGACATCATTGATTACAAAGAAGCTCTTATTTTCGCTTTTATGGGCATTCTAAGATGGAACAATGATATTAATGTTCTCGCTTCGGCAACGGGAAGTTACGCAGATCACAGTTCAGGAATTATGGCATAA
- a CDS encoding SRPBCC family protein — protein sequence MNLEGRKIIVNKSSKELTEILKTPENYKEFMPDGLQKFETREDGFKFGLQGMPEIALKIDEVNDQKAVLKSASSSLDFSLTATLNPLNENQTEVQMLFEGKFNPFIKMMVEKPLQNFINTLTDKIEAYK from the coding sequence ATGAATTTAGAAGGACGAAAGATTATTGTCAATAAATCATCTAAGGAGCTTACTGAAATATTAAAAACTCCTGAAAATTATAAAGAATTTATGCCGGATGGTCTTCAGAAATTTGAAACGAGAGAAGATGGATTTAAATTCGGGCTACAGGGAATGCCGGAAATAGCCCTTAAAATAGATGAAGTAAACGATCAGAAAGCAGTTTTGAAGTCTGCAAGTTCTAGCTTGGATTTTTCACTTACTGCAACGCTGAATCCTTTAAACGAAAACCAGACTGAGGTACAAATGTTATTCGAAGGAAAGTTTAATCCTTTTATTAAAATGATGGTTGAAAAGCCTCTTCAGAATTTCATTAATACTTTGACGGATAAGATCGAAGCTTATAAATAA
- a CDS encoding NUDIX hydrolase, protein MYKVFVNEKKLLLSKQSENLEKSLSYESFTTLEMALDLLENTSANELNVYGENIDEIWAEFQKLFRIIEAAGGIVNNENSEILFIKRLGKWDLPKGKMEKGESREESAVREIEEETGLKDVELVKFINTTYHIYIERNGDKILKCTHWFEMNFDGEDTSKPQIEEGITEVAWKNNTQIEAEVFPNTFQNIKLILKEFWSNRSK, encoded by the coding sequence ATGTATAAAGTTTTTGTGAACGAAAAAAAATTGCTACTGTCTAAGCAATCTGAAAACTTAGAAAAATCGCTTAGCTATGAAAGCTTCACAACTTTAGAAATGGCTTTGGATCTGCTGGAGAATACTTCAGCCAACGAACTGAACGTATATGGTGAAAATATTGATGAGATCTGGGCAGAGTTTCAGAAACTTTTCAGAATCATTGAAGCGGCAGGCGGAATTGTAAATAATGAAAATAGTGAAATCCTCTTCATCAAAAGACTAGGAAAATGGGATCTTCCGAAAGGAAAAATGGAAAAAGGAGAATCTCGAGAGGAGTCGGCCGTTCGAGAAATTGAAGAAGAAACAGGTTTAAAAGATGTTGAATTGGTGAAATTCATTAATACAACGTATCACATTTATATCGAAAGAAACGGTGATAAAATCCTGAAATGCACGCATTGGTTTGAAATGAATTTTGATGGTGAAGACACTTCAAAACCGCAAATAGAAGAAGGAATTACTGAAGTTGCCTGGAAAAACAACACCCAAATTGAGGCTGAAGTTTTTCCAAACACTTTCCAAAATATTAAATTGATCTTAAAAGAATTCTGGAGCAATAGATCTAAATAA
- a CDS encoding UDP-N-acetylmuramoyl-tripeptide--D-alanyl-D-alanine ligase: MNIEQFYALFLQSNKVTIDSRKVGANDIFFAFSGDNFNAATLAEKAIDEGALAVIVEQKNFENEAKNIFYVPSTLEFLQQLAIHHRNQLQIPIIGLTGSNGKTTTKELIHAVLSEKYNVQYTFGNLNNHIGVPLTLLSIKPEHEMAVIEMGANHQKEIELLSNIAEPNYGYITNFGKAHLEGFGGFEGVIKGKSELYDYLKTHGQTILINENDPIQIEKTGSYSPTITFGKEASDYNFEAFSEEHFVGVVYQNEKAVSKLTGEYNFTNLCAAASLGLHFGIDFDKIKHAIENYTPTNMRSQVVKKEGKTLVLDTYNANPSSMTASLHNFITFEGSKTIIIGDMLELGEESEKEHQNILNLAKNLGFNEIFTVGKNFKSINSSETSFENTADLTEYLKSNKIQSENVLLKGSRGIALEKAIDFI; encoded by the coding sequence ATGAATATAGAACAGTTTTATGCTTTATTTTTACAATCGAATAAGGTAACCATCGATAGCAGAAAAGTAGGAGCGAATGATATTTTTTTCGCTTTTTCAGGAGATAATTTCAATGCAGCAACATTGGCTGAAAAAGCTATTGATGAAGGTGCTTTAGCCGTAATTGTTGAGCAAAAGAATTTTGAAAACGAAGCGAAAAATATTTTCTATGTTCCATCAACGTTAGAGTTTCTGCAGCAGCTTGCCATTCATCATAGAAATCAGCTTCAGATTCCTATTATCGGATTAACGGGCAGCAATGGTAAAACCACTACAAAAGAGTTGATTCATGCGGTTCTCTCAGAAAAATACAATGTGCAGTATACTTTCGGAAATCTGAATAATCACATCGGGGTTCCCTTAACGCTGCTTTCCATTAAACCAGAGCATGAAATGGCAGTTATTGAAATGGGAGCCAATCATCAGAAGGAAATCGAATTACTTTCGAATATCGCTGAGCCAAATTATGGCTATATCACTAACTTTGGTAAAGCTCATCTTGAAGGTTTCGGAGGTTTCGAAGGAGTAATTAAAGGTAAATCTGAATTATATGATTATTTGAAAACTCATGGTCAGACTATTTTGATCAATGAAAACGATCCGATTCAGATTGAAAAGACTGGCAGCTATTCGCCAACAATTACTTTTGGTAAAGAGGCTTCCGATTATAATTTTGAAGCTTTTTCTGAAGAACATTTTGTAGGTGTAGTTTATCAAAATGAAAAAGCTGTTTCTAAATTAACAGGGGAGTACAATTTTACCAATCTTTGTGCAGCGGCAAGTTTAGGCTTACACTTTGGAATTGATTTCGATAAGATTAAACATGCCATTGAGAATTACACGCCAACCAATATGCGTTCTCAGGTGGTAAAAAAAGAAGGTAAAACGTTGGTACTGGATACTTATAATGCCAATCCAAGTTCTATGACTGCTTCGTTGCATAATTTCATCACTTTTGAAGGTTCTAAAACCATTATTATTGGTGATATGCTAGAATTGGGAGAAGAGAGTGAAAAAGAGCATCAAAACATCTTAAATTTAGCTAAAAATTTAGGTTTTAATGAAATTTTTACAGTAGGCAAAAACTTTAAAAGCATCAATTCATCTGAAACATCTTTTGAAAATACAGCAGACCTGACAGAATATTTAAAGTCGAATAAAATTCAGTCAGAAAACGTATTATTAAAAGGCTCCAGAGGAATTGCGCTGGAAAAAGCAATAGACTTTATTTAG
- the gldJ gene encoding gliding motility lipoprotein GldJ, which produces MKKLKLFSLIALSSTLALTSCGGSGTSKGGGTKKFVSKTGWKPNEKQGWFFAGKQQKQKGWPGMVYVEGGTFTMGLVKDDVMHDWNNSPRRMQVSSFFIGETEITNYEYREYLTWLKYVFPPSDPSFKEIYNGALPDTLLWDNKLSRNDYNETYFRSPEFDYYPVVGVSWTQANRYCEWLSDRANEKALMQAGIIAKDLYINESNNQGGTAFNMDKFKANDPEMQGYINEQRMQQKTGLKTTNQRLLAANRAPNGAMVQKFRLPTEVEWEYAALGMAKTREYNQYLGKKPQIERLRGTKGRDKGMFLENFKMGRGDYSGIAGWKNDGSAQTSDVRQYPSNDLGIYGMYGNVAEWTADVYRPIIDEDFSDFNYYRGNMPQSIVRNGDGTYKMVDETTIKYDTLADGRLVYRSLPGQFERQTVADYRNFRDGDRQSSLEYYRAADSASSYDMYNSPKQRFIVDASGRVKMEKDTRDRTSGMSNDIRVVKGGSWQDTAYWLDPGQRRYKTENKAYGWIGFRVAQDARASDKSRTRR; this is translated from the coding sequence ATGAAAAAACTAAAGTTGTTTTCATTAATAGCATTAAGTTCTACACTTGCATTAACCAGTTGTGGTGGATCAGGTACTAGCAAAGGCGGCGGTACTAAAAAATTTGTCAGCAAAACAGGTTGGAAACCAAACGAGAAACAAGGTTGGTTTTTTGCAGGAAAGCAACAAAAACAAAAAGGTTGGCCGGGGATGGTATATGTAGAAGGTGGAACTTTTACAATGGGATTAGTGAAAGATGATGTCATGCACGATTGGAATAACTCACCACGCAGAATGCAGGTAAGTTCATTCTTTATCGGAGAAACAGAAATTACTAACTACGAATACCGCGAATACCTGACATGGTTGAAGTATGTATTCCCTCCAAGTGACCCAAGTTTTAAGGAAATCTACAACGGTGCACTGCCGGATACCTTATTATGGGACAACAAATTATCCAGAAACGATTATAACGAAACTTATTTCCGTTCTCCTGAATTCGACTACTATCCTGTGGTGGGTGTTTCATGGACACAAGCCAACAGATATTGCGAATGGTTATCAGACAGAGCCAATGAGAAAGCTTTAATGCAAGCTGGTATCATTGCTAAGGATTTGTATATCAACGAATCTAACAACCAGGGAGGAACAGCATTTAACATGGATAAATTCAAAGCGAATGATCCTGAAATGCAAGGGTATATCAATGAGCAGAGAATGCAGCAAAAAACAGGTTTGAAAACAACGAACCAAAGATTATTGGCTGCTAACAGAGCTCCTAACGGTGCAATGGTTCAGAAATTCAGACTTCCTACGGAGGTTGAATGGGAATATGCAGCACTGGGTATGGCTAAAACAAGAGAGTACAACCAGTACTTAGGAAAAAAACCACAGATCGAAAGATTGAGAGGTACCAAAGGAAGAGATAAAGGAATGTTCCTTGAAAACTTCAAAATGGGAAGAGGTGATTATTCAGGTATTGCAGGTTGGAAAAATGACGGTTCTGCACAAACTTCGGACGTAAGACAATATCCTTCAAATGATCTTGGTATTTACGGAATGTACGGAAATGTGGCAGAATGGACAGCGGATGTATACAGACCGATTATTGATGAAGACTTCAGTGATTTCAACTATTACAGAGGAAATATGCCTCAGTCTATTGTAAGAAACGGTGACGGAACTTACAAAATGGTGGACGAGACAACGATTAAATATGATACACTTGCAGACGGTAGACTGGTATACAGAAGTTTACCGGGGCAGTTTGAAAGACAAACCGTAGCAGACTACAGAAACTTCAGAGACGGCGACAGACAGTCATCGCTTGAATATTACAGAGCTGCTGATTCTGCTTCATCTTACGATATGTACAACTCTCCAAAACAACGATTCATCGTAGATGCTTCTGGAAGAGTAAAAATGGAAAAAGATACCAGAGACAGAACTTCAGGAATGTCTAATGATATCCGTGTTGTAAAAGGAGGATCATGGCAGGATACAGCATATTGGCTGGATCCGGGACAGAGAAGATATAAGACTGAAAACAAAGCTTATGGCTGGATTGGATTCCGTGTAGCACAGGATGCAAGAGCCAGTGATAAGAGTAGAACTAGAAGATAA